One genomic region from bacterium encodes:
- a CDS encoding PIN domain-containing protein produces the protein MKFVDTSWWVAWALPQDARHGDALDLAACVGDRERLLTTNLVVGETWTFLRYRDGYRTAVGYLDEIENFGLADKLAVHVVTAEEESKAWRWLRRHDERPYSFVDATSFEVMRARRLREALAFDNDFAAAGFIEVRP, from the coding sequence GTGAAGTTTGTCGACACGAGTTGGTGGGTGGCTTGGGCGTTGCCCCAAGACGCCCGCCACGGTGACGCGCTCGACCTGGCTGCGTGCGTGGGCGACCGAGAGCGGCTTCTCACCACGAACCTGGTGGTTGGCGAGACTTGGACGTTCCTTCGCTACCGGGACGGGTACCGCACCGCGGTCGGGTACCTCGACGAGATAGAGAACTTCGGATTAGCCGACAAGCTGGCTGTGCACGTCGTCACCGCCGAAGAGGAGTCGAAGGCGTGGCGATGGCTGCGCCGTCACGACGAACGGCCCTACTCCTTCGTGGACGCCACCAGCTTCGAAGTGATGCGAGCCCGCCGGCTGCGCGAAGCCCTAGCCTTCGACAACGACTTCGCCGCGGCCGGATTCATCGAAGTCCGACCCTGA
- a CDS encoding ribbon-helix-helix protein, CopG family: MKAVTITMPEELDAEAAAEARRLGISKSELIRRGLAAVLPARKPEPVKDMWLERAGFGSKGISVKPGEIDEVVYGL, from the coding sequence ATGAAGGCCGTTACGATCACGATGCCCGAGGAGCTTGACGCCGAGGCGGCCGCGGAGGCGAGGCGGCTGGGGATCTCCAAGTCGGAGTTGATCCGGCGGGGGCTGGCCGCTGTCCTGCCGGCCCGAAAGCCTGAGCCGGTCAAGGACATGTGGTTGGAGCGAGCGGGTTTCGGCAGCAAGGGGATCAGCGTCAAGCCCGGCGAGATCGACGAAGTCGTCTACGGCTTGTGA